A genomic window from Brevibacillus agri includes:
- a CDS encoding spore germination protein produces the protein MATVTEKRRPISDRIEENKEYLNDRLGVGKSFDIGVHEFFVGNTKLLMYYINGFVESQLVTQIMREINDLRGRDVADNLFDTLFYKFIPFFQLVKVDTTDEFMDKLLVGQVGLIIDHSPHAIIMDAKVLPTRTPQEPDTERIVRGAHDGFTEAIVTNTVLTRRRIRDERLRFEIMQIGERTKTDVAVAYLQDVANPDLVDELKERLQNIQIDGIPMAEKTIEEFIIGKTLNPFPLVRYTERPDVAAVHLLEGHVLIYVDTSPSVMITPATYFHHVQHAEEYRQTPVVGAYLRWVRFFGILVSVFVLPIWLLLVMHPSMIPEPLHFIGIKDKGNIPLLAQFIMAELGLDLMRMAAIHTPTPLSVAMGLLAAILVGDVAIKVGLFAPEVILYLAVAAIGMFATPSYELSLANRLVRIFLILMVGFFSTPGLMIGFLAVLVGLAATRSLNTPYLWPLIPFNYKAMKDVVVRLAVPSKNRRPSIVRSQNSSRQ, from the coding sequence ATGGCGACAGTGACGGAGAAAAGACGCCCCATCTCGGACCGAATTGAGGAAAACAAGGAGTATCTAAACGACAGGCTCGGGGTAGGAAAAAGCTTTGACATCGGCGTCCACGAGTTTTTTGTGGGCAACACGAAGCTGCTTATGTACTACATAAACGGGTTTGTGGAGAGTCAGCTCGTCACGCAAATCATGCGGGAGATCAACGACTTGCGCGGCAGGGACGTCGCGGACAATTTGTTTGATACGCTGTTTTACAAGTTCATTCCGTTTTTTCAGCTCGTCAAAGTCGATACAACAGACGAGTTTATGGACAAGCTGCTGGTCGGGCAGGTCGGGCTGATTATCGACCACTCTCCCCATGCGATCATTATGGATGCGAAAGTGTTGCCCACGCGTACGCCGCAGGAGCCGGACACGGAGCGGATTGTTCGCGGGGCGCACGATGGCTTCACCGAGGCGATCGTGACGAATACGGTGCTGACGCGCAGGCGGATACGCGACGAGCGGTTGCGATTCGAGATCATGCAGATTGGCGAGCGCACCAAAACGGATGTCGCCGTCGCGTACCTGCAAGATGTAGCGAACCCGGATCTGGTGGACGAATTGAAAGAACGGCTGCAAAATATCCAGATCGACGGGATTCCGATGGCGGAGAAGACGATTGAGGAGTTCATCATCGGGAAGACGCTGAATCCGTTTCCGCTGGTCCGCTATACCGAGCGACCCGACGTGGCGGCGGTACACCTTTTGGAAGGACATGTGCTGATTTACGTAGACACATCGCCGAGCGTCATGATTACTCCTGCGACTTATTTTCATCACGTCCAGCACGCAGAGGAATACCGCCAGACTCCTGTCGTGGGAGCGTACTTGCGCTGGGTGCGTTTCTTCGGAATTTTGGTTTCGGTGTTCGTTTTGCCGATCTGGCTGCTTCTGGTAATGCATCCGTCGATGATTCCGGAGCCGCTTCATTTCATCGGCATTAAGGATAAAGGCAACATTCCACTGCTGGCGCAATTTATTATGGCGGAGCTGGGGCTAGATTTGATGAGAATGGCCGCGATTCATACCCCCACACCGCTTTCGGTCGCGATGGGGCTTTTGGCGGCGATTCTCGTGGGGGATGTCGCGATCAAAGTCGGGCTGTTTGCGCCGGAGGTCATTTTGTACCTCGCCGTGGCGGCAATCGGCATGTTTGCGACGCCAAGCTACGAGCTGAGCCTAGCGAATCGGCTGGTGCGCATTTTCCTGATCTTGATGGTCGGCTTCTTCTCGACGCCGGGCCTGATGATCGGCTTCCTCGCTGTCCTGGTCGGCCTGGCTGCGACGCGCTCGCTCAACACGCCTTATTTGTGGCCGCTCATTCCTTTTAACTACAAGGCGATGAAGGATGTCGTCGTCCGCCTGGCGGTTCCAAGCAAAAACCGGCGTCCGAGTATCGTTCGCTCCCAAAATTCCTCTCGTCAATAA
- a CDS encoding stage V sporulation protein AE, giving the protein MREDQRRKVILVTDGDHIAQKAVESVAKELGGRCISLSAGNPTPVSGKQVVELIKMAPHDPVIVMFDDNGDFGKGRGERAIEYVASHPDIEVIGALAVASHTNWVHGVTVAYSVDNQGQIVEGAVDKDGYADQELQHHIYGDTVDILNTLKLPNVIGIGDIGKMDGRDSLQNGCPITKRAVQWIMERSGAYGDSDGEKTPHLGPN; this is encoded by the coding sequence ATGAGGGAGGATCAGCGGCGCAAGGTCATCCTGGTGACAGACGGCGACCATATCGCGCAAAAAGCAGTGGAGAGCGTCGCGAAAGAGCTGGGAGGCAGGTGCATTTCGCTGTCTGCGGGAAATCCGACTCCTGTTTCCGGCAAGCAGGTGGTGGAGCTCATCAAGATGGCGCCCCACGATCCGGTCATCGTCATGTTCGATGACAACGGCGATTTTGGCAAAGGGCGCGGGGAGCGGGCGATTGAATACGTCGCCAGCCACCCGGACATCGAAGTGATTGGCGCGCTCGCAGTCGCCTCTCATACGAACTGGGTACACGGTGTGACGGTTGCCTATTCCGTCGACAACCAGGGGCAGATCGTAGAGGGGGCGGTCGACAAGGACGGATATGCGGATCAAGAGCTGCAGCATCATATTTACGGCGACACCGTCGATATTTTGAACACCTTGAAGCTGCCCAATGTCATCGGCATCGGAGACATCGGGAAAATGGACGGGCGCGACAGCTTGCAAAACGGCTGCCCGATCACCAAAAGGGCGGTGCAATGGATCATGGAAAGGAGCGGTGCCTATGGCGACAGTGACGGAGAAAAGACGCCCCATCTCGGACCGAATTGA
- the spoVAE gene encoding stage V sporulation protein AE: MEYVIAFVVGGLVCVIGQLLLDVGKLTPAHVMSTLVVSGVVLDFIGVYDKFIDFAGAGATVPITSFGHALYHGAISEAEQNGLIGVATGIFEVTSAGISAAIAFGFLASLVFKPKG; the protein is encoded by the coding sequence ATGGAATATGTAATTGCATTTGTCGTCGGAGGGCTTGTCTGCGTCATCGGGCAACTGCTTCTCGATGTCGGCAAGCTCACCCCGGCTCACGTGATGAGTACGTTGGTAGTGTCAGGGGTTGTGCTCGATTTTATCGGCGTGTACGACAAGTTCATTGATTTTGCCGGAGCAGGTGCCACGGTGCCGATTACGAGCTTCGGACATGCGCTGTATCACGGAGCGATCAGCGAAGCGGAGCAAAACGGCCTGATCGGGGTCGCTACCGGCATTTTTGAAGTCACCAGTGCAGGGATATCGGCTGCGATTGCGTTCGGCTTTTTGGCTTCGCTCGTCTTCAAACCGAAAGGCTGA
- the spoVAD gene encoding stage V sporulation protein AD, which translates to MSSNPQQKRVSRQTWRFDQNVRLQSSAVAVGPKEGEGPLASLFDVIHDDMYASQDTWENAERKLMEDAVSTALKKAGVTGQDVDVILAGDLLNQNITTNFTAEKLEIPLLGMYGACSTSMLTLATATALVNAGYADRAVAACSSHNATAERQYRYPTEYGGQKPPSAQWTVTGAGAGLIGIGGTGPRITYATLGKVVDMGIKDPFDMGSAMAPAAVSTFLTHFQDTGREPKDYDLIVTGDLASVGYPIVKELMLAEGYDMDGVYNDCGLMIYTPDQDVFAGGSGCASSAVVTYSYIMDQLNRGLLKKVLVCATGALLSPVSTQQGNSIPCIAHAVALEGGQ; encoded by the coding sequence GTGTCAAGCAATCCACAACAGAAACGCGTGAGCCGCCAGACCTGGCGCTTCGACCAAAACGTCCGCCTGCAAAGCTCGGCGGTCGCAGTAGGGCCGAAGGAAGGCGAAGGGCCACTGGCCTCCTTGTTTGACGTGATTCACGACGACATGTACGCAAGCCAGGATACGTGGGAGAATGCGGAGCGGAAGCTGATGGAGGACGCCGTCTCCACCGCGCTGAAAAAAGCGGGCGTGACGGGCCAGGACGTCGATGTCATTTTGGCAGGCGATCTGCTGAATCAGAACATCACGACCAACTTCACGGCCGAAAAGCTGGAGATTCCGCTGTTGGGGATGTACGGGGCGTGCTCGACCTCGATGCTGACACTGGCTACGGCGACGGCTCTGGTAAACGCAGGCTACGCAGACAGGGCAGTAGCTGCCTGCAGCAGCCATAACGCCACGGCAGAGCGACAGTATCGCTATCCGACCGAATACGGCGGGCAAAAGCCGCCGAGCGCGCAATGGACCGTGACGGGAGCGGGAGCCGGGCTGATTGGAATTGGGGGGACGGGGCCGCGGATTACGTATGCGACGCTGGGAAAAGTGGTGGACATGGGCATAAAAGACCCGTTTGACATGGGCTCAGCCATGGCACCTGCGGCGGTATCGACCTTTTTGACCCATTTTCAGGATACGGGACGAGAGCCGAAAGACTACGATCTGATCGTGACAGGCGATTTGGCGTCTGTCGGCTATCCGATCGTCAAAGAGCTGATGCTCGCAGAAGGCTACGATATGGACGGGGTGTACAACGACTGCGGCCTGATGATCTACACGCCGGATCAGGACGTATTCGCAGGCGGCAGCGGCTGCGCCAGCAGCGCCGTTGTGACCTACAGCTACATTATGGACCAGTTGAACCGCGGCTTGCTGAAAAAAGTGCTGGTATGCGCGACGGGGGCTCTGCTCAGTCCGGTCAGCACGCAGCAAGGCAATTCGATTCCGTGCATCGCCCATGCGGTTGCGCTCGAAGGAGGACAATGA
- the spoVAC gene encoding stage V sporulation protein AC, which produces MATKTKSKSLGSMQMTKQLYQQQASKYQPKRNVLLNSLRAFWVGGTICLLGQVIQNMYIHFFGFTEKTASNPTVATLIFLSVLLTGLGVYDNIGQYAGAGSAVPVTGFANSIASAAIEHRSEGLVLGVGGNMFKLAGSVIVFGVVAAFVAGVLKSLYHMFF; this is translated from the coding sequence ATGGCAACCAAAACGAAATCGAAATCGCTCGGATCGATGCAGATGACGAAGCAGCTTTACCAGCAGCAGGCTTCCAAGTATCAGCCGAAGCGCAATGTCCTCTTGAACTCGTTGCGGGCGTTTTGGGTCGGGGGAACGATTTGTCTTTTGGGACAGGTTATTCAAAATATGTATATCCATTTTTTCGGCTTTACCGAGAAGACCGCGAGCAATCCGACAGTTGCCACGCTGATCTTTTTGTCTGTGCTGCTGACGGGGCTCGGCGTCTATGACAACATCGGCCAGTACGCCGGGGCGGGCTCTGCCGTTCCGGTAACGGGCTTCGCCAACTCCATCGCGTCGGCCGCTATCGAGCATCGCAGCGAGGGACTGGTTCTCGGAGTGGGCGGCAACATGTTCAAGCTCGCAGGCTCCGTCATTGTGTTCGGGGTGGTGGCGGCCTTTGTTGCGGGCGTTTTAAAAAGCCTGTATCACATGTTCTTTTGA
- a CDS encoding stage V sporulation protein AB: MSVWACGLLVLIGLGGGLAVGSGLVAFITVLDIIPRLTQLTNAHRHIRALEWALVMGALFFTLIDFFHVKAHMPVVVTSLYGLFAGVFVGTLAAGLTEVLNVFPILAKRISMDGSLLFLLMAVVFGKVTGSLLQWLLHL, from the coding sequence ATGAGCGTATGGGCATGCGGCTTGCTGGTCTTGATTGGACTGGGCGGCGGGCTTGCGGTGGGGAGCGGGCTTGTCGCCTTCATTACCGTGCTGGACATTATCCCGAGGCTGACGCAACTGACCAACGCTCACCGTCATATTCGCGCACTGGAATGGGCCTTGGTGATGGGGGCGCTTTTTTTTACGCTGATTGACTTTTTTCACGTCAAAGCTCATATGCCAGTCGTCGTTACCTCGCTTTACGGGCTGTTTGCGGGCGTATTTGTCGGCACACTGGCTGCCGGCTTGACCGAGGTGCTGAACGTCTTTCCGATTTTGGCGAAGCGGATCAGCATGGATGGCAGTCTGCTGTTTCTGTTGATGGCGGTCGTGTTCGGCAAAGTCACCGGCTCGCTTCTGCAATGGCTCTTGCATCTGTGA
- a CDS encoding stage V sporulation protein AA produces the protein MKDALFLRLRKRLAVKPEAMITLGDICQLFWDGKREDALKRMPIYQVKPTDGNLIVIDIMQVIQRVRSVYPEVELEIQGAPQIIVEVLNPRKKANPVLVALVWLLLFIGSGLAIMNFHTDVSMREVHERIFYLITGEQSKQPLWLQIPYSIGIGMGMILFFNHIFEKKINEEPSPLEVELFMYQQSLDQYYIQNENKENQRTKL, from the coding sequence ATGAAAGACGCGCTGTTTCTCCGTCTGAGAAAGCGTCTGGCAGTCAAGCCGGAGGCGATGATTACGCTAGGGGATATTTGCCAGCTTTTTTGGGATGGGAAACGCGAGGATGCGTTAAAGCGAATGCCAATCTATCAGGTCAAGCCGACGGACGGCAACTTGATCGTCATCGACATCATGCAGGTTATCCAGAGAGTCCGCTCCGTCTATCCGGAAGTCGAGCTGGAAATCCAGGGAGCGCCGCAAATCATTGTGGAAGTGCTGAACCCGCGGAAAAAAGCGAACCCTGTGCTGGTTGCGCTCGTCTGGCTGCTTTTGTTCATCGGCTCGGGCCTGGCGATTATGAACTTCCACACGGACGTCAGCATGCGCGAGGTGCACGAGCGCATTTTTTATCTCATCACGGGTGAGCAGAGCAAGCAGCCGCTCTGGCTGCAGATTCCGTATTCGATCGGGATCGGCATGGGGATGATTTTGTTTTTCAACCATATTTTCGAGAAAAAAATCAACGAAGAGCCAAGCCCCCTGGAAGTGGAGCTGTTCATGTACCAGCAAAGCCTCGACCAGTACTACATCCAGAACGAGAACAAAGAAAACCAGCGAACGAAGCTATGA
- the sigF gene encoding RNA polymerase sporulation sigma factor SigF, whose protein sequence is MGADIKNASQPFLTNDQVKELIAKSQAGDTEARELLVNSNIRLVWSVVQRFINRGYEADDLFQIGCIGLLKAVDKFDLSYDVRFSTYAVPMIIGEIQRFLRDDGTVKVSRSLKETANKVRRTKDELYKQFGRAPTIAEVADAVGITPEEVVFAQEANRAPSSIHETVFENDGDPITLIDQIADEGVNKWFEKIALKDAISRLSEREQLIVYLRYYKDQTQSEVAERLGISQVQVSRLEKRILQTIKDQIEH, encoded by the coding sequence ATGGGTGCCGATATCAAAAATGCGAGTCAACCATTTCTGACCAATGACCAAGTGAAAGAGCTAATCGCCAAAAGCCAGGCTGGAGACACCGAAGCGCGCGAGCTTCTTGTGAACAGCAATATCCGGTTGGTCTGGTCCGTCGTCCAGCGCTTTATCAACCGAGGGTACGAAGCGGATGATTTGTTTCAAATTGGTTGTATTGGCCTCTTGAAAGCTGTGGACAAATTCGACCTTTCCTATGACGTCAGGTTCTCGACGTATGCCGTGCCGATGATTATTGGCGAAATCCAACGGTTTTTGCGTGATGACGGCACAGTCAAGGTTAGTCGATCGCTCAAGGAGACCGCGAACAAGGTGCGACGAACAAAGGATGAGCTGTACAAGCAATTTGGCCGCGCACCCACGATTGCCGAGGTGGCAGACGCCGTCGGAATCACGCCGGAGGAAGTGGTGTTTGCCCAGGAAGCGAATCGGGCGCCTTCCTCGATTCACGAGACAGTCTTTGAGAATGACGGAGACCCGATTACGCTGATCGACCAGATCGCCGACGAAGGCGTGAACAAGTGGTTTGAAAAAATCGCGCTGAAGGATGCGATCAGTCGGTTGAGCGAGCGCGAGCAGCTCATTGTCTATTTGCGCTACTACAAAGACCAGACCCAGTCTGAGGTGGCGGAGCGGCTCGGAATCTCCCAGGTTCAGGTGTCCCGTCTGGAGAAGCGCATTTTGCAAACGATCAAGGATCAGATCGAACACTGA
- the spoIIAB gene encoding anti-sigma F factor, giving the protein MKVQRNFMSVSFAALSQNEAFARIAVASFISQLDITMDELEEIKTVVSEAVTNAIIHGYDENPEGVVHISVRIDEGAVELVVEDNGKGIEDVEQAMQPLYTTKPELERSGMGFTIMENFMDSLEVATAVGKGTTVRLTKRLSFAKALQN; this is encoded by the coding sequence ATGAAGGTACAGCGCAATTTTATGTCCGTATCGTTTGCTGCACTGAGCCAAAATGAGGCGTTTGCGCGAATTGCGGTCGCTTCGTTTATCTCGCAGCTCGACATCACGATGGATGAGCTGGAGGAGATCAAGACGGTTGTATCCGAGGCTGTCACGAACGCCATCATTCACGGCTACGACGAAAATCCAGAGGGCGTGGTACATATCTCTGTGCGAATCGACGAGGGAGCTGTGGAGCTGGTCGTGGAGGACAACGGAAAAGGAATCGAGGATGTGGAGCAGGCGATGCAGCCGCTTTATACGACCAAGCCTGAGCTGGAGCGCTCGGGAATGGGCTTTACCATTATGGAGAATTTCATGGATTCTTTGGAAGTCGCGACGGCTGTTGGTAAAGGGACAACCGTTCGTCTGACCAAACGCCTGTCGTTTGCCAAAGCCTTGCAAAATTAG
- the spoIIAA gene encoding anti-sigma F factor antagonist, giving the protein MSLRIAMETRQDVLVIRLQGELDHHTAEELRSKVDDILRTPNIRHIVLSLADLAFMDSSGIGVILGRYKQISARSGEMYVCSINPTIYRIFEMSGLFKVIKFRENEADALLVLGVA; this is encoded by the coding sequence ATGAGTTTACGGATTGCGATGGAGACCCGGCAGGACGTGCTGGTGATCCGCTTGCAGGGAGAGCTGGACCATCATACAGCCGAAGAGCTGCGCAGCAAAGTGGATGATATTTTGCGTACACCCAACATTCGTCATATCGTACTGAGCCTGGCTGATTTGGCTTTCATGGACAGTTCCGGTATCGGCGTGATTTTGGGGCGCTACAAGCAAATATCCGCCCGCTCGGGGGAAATGTACGTATGCTCGATCAACCCCACCATTTACCGGATCTTTGAAATGTCTGGCCTGTTCAAAGTAATCAAGTTCCGCGAAAATGAAGCAGATGCTCTGCTTGTTCTGGGGGTGGCGTAA
- a CDS encoding D-alanyl-D-alanine carboxypeptidase family protein has product MKRIGYLASCFIMCVTIFSPMGALAKEKAAPPNSEMNFAPHASSAIMIEADTGTVLYEKNANEKMPPASITKVMTMLLIMEAVERGELKFTDKVRTSERAASMGGSQIFLQPGEEMTVEDMIKGIAIASGNDASVAMAEHLAGTEESFVNRMNERAKQLGMKNTHFVNSNGLPAENHYSSAADIAIMSRELLKHEGITKFTGTYQDYLRKDSASPFWLVNTNRLVRFYEGVDGLKTGFTGEAKYCLTATAKRNNMRIIAVVMGEPDVKTRNNEVSTMFNYAFTHFQVMPMYKKGETVESLTVDKGQTPKVNVVTPQAVSLLMKKGESADTYTKEVVMNRSVNAPLSKDQVVGHIFIRTKDGREVNRIDLFPEQQVNKASMWEILKRTTKGVLISY; this is encoded by the coding sequence ATGAAACGGATAGGATACTTGGCTTCTTGCTTCATCATGTGTGTGACCATCTTTTCTCCGATGGGTGCGTTGGCAAAAGAAAAAGCAGCTCCGCCAAACAGCGAGATGAATTTTGCCCCGCACGCCTCGTCTGCGATCATGATTGAAGCAGACACGGGAACGGTGTTGTACGAAAAAAATGCAAACGAAAAAATGCCACCCGCCAGCATCACCAAGGTGATGACGATGCTCTTGATTATGGAGGCGGTGGAGCGGGGAGAGCTTAAATTTACCGATAAGGTTAGAACCAGCGAACGAGCAGCGTCGATGGGCGGCTCGCAAATCTTTTTGCAGCCCGGCGAGGAAATGACGGTAGAGGACATGATAAAAGGCATCGCGATCGCCTCGGGCAACGACGCTTCAGTCGCCATGGCAGAGCATCTCGCCGGAACGGAAGAGAGCTTTGTCAACCGGATGAACGAGCGGGCGAAGCAGTTGGGGATGAAAAACACGCATTTTGTCAACTCTAACGGCTTGCCTGCGGAAAATCACTACTCCTCTGCGGCAGACATCGCGATCATGTCGCGTGAGCTGCTGAAGCACGAAGGGATTACGAAGTTTACCGGGACGTACCAGGATTATTTGCGCAAAGACTCGGCAAGCCCGTTCTGGTTGGTCAATACGAACCGGCTCGTCCGTTTTTACGAAGGCGTAGACGGCTTGAAGACCGGCTTTACAGGCGAGGCCAAGTACTGCCTGACCGCTACCGCCAAACGCAACAATATGCGCATCATCGCGGTCGTTATGGGCGAGCCTGACGTCAAGACGCGCAACAACGAAGTGTCCACGATGTTCAACTACGCTTTCACCCATTTCCAGGTGATGCCGATGTACAAAAAAGGCGAGACGGTGGAGTCGCTCACGGTGGATAAAGGGCAGACGCCCAAAGTCAACGTGGTGACGCCACAAGCCGTCAGCCTGCTGATGAAAAAAGGCGAGTCGGCGGACACGTACACGAAAGAAGTCGTCATGAACCGCTCCGTCAACGCTCCACTCTCGAAGGACCAGGTCGTCGGCCATATTTTCATCCGCACGAAAGACGGCCGCGAAGTAAACCGGATTGACCTGTTCCCGGAGCAACAAGTGAATAAAGCAAGCATGTGGGAGATTCTCAAGCGAACCACCAAGGGCGTTTTGATTAGTTACTGA
- a CDS encoding methyl-accepting chemotaxis protein, with amino-acid sequence MSRFLSPKWKKKGAGFSFSGKGKIKSLLATEKLRGSLATKMIVFGLILVLIIIGSLQYIALSFSKSTLLSITSKQAKMLAEQHAASMEDWIQTIVKSTESAAAKRVMMTELEPLIMEQFTLMRQSHKEISKIYLIDSSSGRSLYSLTGKNEIDFKQKQYYQRVMSTGKTVISDEEIVEGINKSFLYIATPVGEKNSDTSRMFVVGFTIDQMTEKIPEISFMQNGYAFVVRQDGLVVAHQNPQNNNKLVLAGQSDYEEMLELMKHDMSNSLLYSDHGKDSFAAFAPIHLLKWNVVLSTGSDEVYGEVNGMWLYFVLFSLPIIALSVWAIWWFAKRIRLSLFAIARDMDRIGSGHFDVHVNVNGNDELAMVGRKMNEMAAELRKLIALVQGQATQLNVATDELTQFAQDNKGAISVITDNISTIAQRVSTQTNEVQATATTVSEISQGVEQVAIAAESTSIATTRTFERAQGGMQLVEDVIDTVRRATGEVERTAAQMHSLRERAREITSIVEMITSIASQTNLLALNAAIEAARAGEAGRGFSVVASEVRKLAEESSSFSERIAAIAHSINDEAMDMSKHMDEIVTMVGGGLKSVESVGTTFQNIVAEIQSAAEQSESMTATSEEMAAGNQVVTNSMQRLASMSDEISESISGVVETVDEQLNSIARINENVEQLKKMADELTENVSRFVI; translated from the coding sequence ATGAGCCGATTTTTGTCGCCGAAATGGAAAAAGAAAGGGGCTGGGTTTTCGTTTTCTGGAAAAGGAAAGATCAAGAGCCTGCTCGCCACAGAAAAACTGCGGGGCTCCCTGGCAACAAAGATGATTGTCTTTGGCTTGATTCTCGTACTTATCATTATTGGCTCGTTGCAATACATAGCGCTTTCTTTTTCAAAATCTACTTTGCTCTCCATTACTTCCAAGCAAGCGAAAATGCTGGCGGAGCAGCACGCGGCCAGCATGGAAGACTGGATTCAAACAATCGTGAAGTCGACAGAATCGGCTGCCGCCAAGCGCGTCATGATGACAGAGCTGGAGCCGTTGATTATGGAGCAGTTCACGCTGATGCGGCAATCGCATAAAGAAATATCCAAAATTTATTTGATAGACAGCAGCAGCGGGAGGTCGCTCTACTCCCTGACCGGGAAAAACGAGATTGACTTCAAGCAAAAGCAGTATTACCAACGGGTCATGAGTACCGGGAAAACGGTCATTTCAGACGAGGAAATTGTTGAGGGCATTAATAAGAGTTTTCTTTATATTGCGACACCTGTCGGGGAGAAAAACAGCGATACGAGCCGCATGTTCGTCGTCGGATTTACGATTGACCAGATGACGGAAAAAATTCCGGAAATCTCCTTCATGCAAAACGGATATGCGTTTGTCGTTCGGCAGGACGGGCTGGTCGTTGCTCACCAAAACCCGCAAAACAACAACAAGCTGGTGCTCGCAGGGCAGTCGGACTACGAGGAAATGCTGGAGTTGATGAAGCATGACATGAGCAACAGCCTGTTGTACTCCGATCACGGCAAAGATTCCTTCGCTGCCTTTGCGCCGATCCACCTGTTGAAGTGGAACGTCGTCCTGTCGACGGGCAGCGATGAAGTGTACGGCGAAGTGAATGGCATGTGGCTGTACTTTGTCCTGTTCAGCCTGCCGATTATTGCGCTGTCGGTATGGGCGATCTGGTGGTTCGCCAAGCGGATTCGCCTCTCGCTGTTTGCGATTGCCAGAGACATGGATCGCATCGGCTCAGGCCACTTCGACGTCCATGTCAACGTAAACGGCAATGACGAGCTGGCGATGGTAGGCCGCAAAATGAACGAGATGGCTGCCGAGCTGCGCAAGCTGATTGCGCTCGTGCAAGGACAAGCAACCCAGTTGAACGTGGCGACAGACGAGCTGACGCAGTTCGCCCAGGACAACAAAGGGGCGATCAGCGTCATCACTGACAACATCTCGACGATCGCGCAACGGGTTTCCACGCAGACGAACGAGGTGCAGGCGACGGCGACGACCGTCTCGGAAATCTCGCAAGGCGTCGAGCAGGTAGCGATCGCGGCGGAGTCCACTTCGATTGCGACGACGCGGACGTTTGAGCGCGCCCAGGGCGGTATGCAACTGGTCGAGGACGTCATTGACACGGTACGCCGCGCGACAGGCGAGGTGGAACGCACAGCCGCGCAAATGCACAGCTTGCGCGAGCGGGCCCGCGAGATTACCAGTATCGTCGAAATGATTACGAGCATCGCCTCACAGACAAATTTGCTCGCGTTGAACGCGGCGATTGAGGCGGCGCGCGCAGGCGAAGCAGGACGCGGCTTCTCGGTCGTGGCGAGCGAGGTGCGCAAGCTGGCAGAAGAGAGCAGCTCCTTCTCCGAGCGCATTGCCGCTATCGCTCACTCGATTAACGATGAAGCGATGGATATGAGCAAGCATATGGACGAAATCGTCACGATGGTAGGCGGCGGCTTGAAGTCTGTCGAGTCTGTGGGCACGACGTTCCAAAACATCGTGGCGGAGATTCAGTCGGCTGCGGAGCAGAGCGAGTCCATGACGGCGACCTCCGAGGAAATGGCTGCGGGCAATCAGGTTGTAACCAATTCGATGCAGCGTCTGGCCAGCATGTCCGACGAAATCAGCGAGTCGATCTCCGGGGTTGTCGAGACGGTAGACGAGCAGTTGAATTCGATTGCGCGCATCAACGAAAATGTGGAACAATTGAAAAAGATGGCAGACGAATTGACGGAAAATGTCAGCCGTTTTGTGATCTAA